cAAAAGTTACGATTAGAACTCTATATAGAAGCATATACGACaaaagttttataatatttttaagacGCCTGCCTGTGTTGGGCGGACATTGTCTTGATATTGATCAAGAGGGGTTAGTCGTGAATCTAATGAGATAAAATCTAAAGAATTTTCAAGGAATCATTTGGGAGAATTTGAGTATCTGTAAAAAGCAAATGAATTACGAAAGTCATTTCACTCgaataatcaaaatttgtttctaatttataatcGACACTATTTAAACATATGAAAAGATATAGTCATTCTTAAGTAATACATTAAATTGGGATATAACGTCctaagaatattttttagaactTATCTTAAGCCacagattttttatttggtGAAAATACTTAAACTTTGCATCAATTTCGATtcttaattgttttttatgatttttaattttttaacttgctaattataattaaattttgccGTCTTTCGGTTTATAAAATCGATTATCGAAAAGTTATATTATGAGCTCCAAAGTATTCGAtctctttttttcaattattttgtaaCTGCAGAAAGACTAATTGGATGCATGGcgcaatttttattgtagcTGTGAAAGCGTTTAAAGGTAAAACTTATGATATTACTTATGATACCCGGGACAAAAAGGATAATCAAAAGCAACAGAAATATGGATCAAATTATAGATGAAAATCTATATATTTAcgagaaaaaaagaatcaaCAAAATTACTATAAGTGGCGATGCATTGTACGAAGCTGTAATGCCAAAGCCACTAGTAGTATTGTTTACTTAAATAATCTCGAATCCTTTACTATTTCTTCGGCTCATAATCATGAACCAAATCCTGAACTGGTCTGTAAgaagaataaaatagataaaatgAAACGGGAAATTATCTCTGGCAAAGATTCTCCTagaaacttttttttttctgccTTAAGAGAAGCTGGGGAAGAAACAATCGCCGCAATGGGCCCTATTGAGCCCATTAcaagaatattaaaaaatgctCGAATGAATTCCTTTAATCCAAATCCATACGCCAACCAAAAATTGGGTTTATGTACTGATTTATTAATCAGTTATACAGGCGAAAAATGGTATCGATATGGGCCTGAAAATTACGGGAGTGACGAACCCAATGACagtataattattttttgtacaGATTCGGCCATGGAAAAATTGGCTCTATATGACATGTGAGCAATGGATGGGACCTTTACGGTGGTTTCAATTCCCTATTACCAACTTTACACAATTAGTTTTATCCGTGATGCGCATGTATTCCCGATAATATTTGCAATTTTGAAAGATAAAAGTTTTGAAACctattgttttttgtttcaaaTGTTAAAGAAAAGGTTTCCGGAGCTCAACCCAAGGTTgataaaaactatttttgAGTATGCTGCGAAAAGAGCATATTCTAAAGTTTTCCCGGATTGTCAAATTTCAGGTTGTCTTTTTCATTTAGCTCAGGCTATTGATAGGCGTGTTAAAAGTTCAGAACTTTCTTCTGTTTACACATGTTCACCTATGGTGAAAGGGTTGTTTTGTCTCTTACGGCACTTGCATATGTTGAATATGACGAAATATTGTCTACTTTTTTGGAACTAAAACAAGACAGAAATTTTCCGGAATGCTTGACTGAATtatattgttatttttttacaaattatattgatttaGGATGCCGTTTTCCGCCGAATTTGTGGCACACGCGAAATAATATGGATATAGATTTTCCAAGAACGAATAATGCTATTGAAGGGTGGCATAATACCTTTAAAAACACATTCGGTACTAGTCGATACAGTTTTTATCTATTAGTGAGCAAATTAAAGGTTGAAGAAGATATAGTTAGAATCAATATAATACAACAAACAGttttaaatcatatttttgaacgtaaacaaaaatacattGATAAAGAGGTTTGGCTAgctgtttttttaaataaaactgTGGATGAAGGATTTGGTACAGATTTtgtctttaaaattattgaaatattaaagttttatttttattttatttttttcggAAGTTTCGTCCCGGTCACCATTACTTATCATATCCATTACTTTTCttataacatatttttacaatatctCGAATATGTTGAGAGCagcaaaaaatttaacacATTGAGCATAGTTCTTCTGCAGCACAAACAAACTATTTTATCTGGTATTTTACATACAATCgttgttttaaaatattctaaatcAATTTTAGTCTTGAAacacatattttttttcgtaaTATATCTGACTAAAATGAACAAATGCTAGGAATAAACAAAAGTTTGATCAtgaaaagtaaaaaaagaaatatttagatctaaattagaagatttacaataaaattatgtgaaacaataatatagaTCTAATTATTCCTTCATCCTTCTCAAAattcaaataatttatttcaaaatataatttttacaatgtTATAGctataagtaaaaaaagacGATCAAAATCAGTTGAAAATGCTTATTATTATGATCATATGCTACAATATATTGCATATTCGATTCAAGATATAATTcgttgtaaattttttttaatatttgtatcAACATTTTTAGTTATTttagtttaaaaatataaaatttacttttgAAATGATAGCATATGTTtcattttagaaaattgaTTGGTTTTAAtgtattttgttttattattagtaAAATGTTATGTATACCTATAACTcctttttgaaaatttatataatatgaATAAATAATCACCGCCTATaccaaaatttaaagactGAAAtgctattttttatttttattttttaaagaattttggggttaaaaaaataataaaaatttttataaagaaggATTATTTGcggtttaaaaaataatttttcaagCCTTATATTATGCTGatgcaatttttaaatttttattttatattttttatcaaacaAGTGAGATCTCATCCAAAGAATACTATTCTCAACAAAAATACAACGAAATCACTTTCAAAGTATGAATCAAAACTAGAAACCACAATAGAGCTCGCTTACCATTATAAACATGagataaaaagaaaattgattttttctaCAGTTGTTAAAGACTGTATTaccaaaaataattatccACAAAGTTCTGAATATTGTGGAACTGGGATAAATAGTAGTTTcagattttatataaatttcgaaaaagtaaaaagaaaaaagttATGTAACGACGAAAGTGAAGGAATAGCAGAACGTTCAAACGTGTTtgcatttataaatgaaaaaaccaatgtttttatttcaaaagaCAAGGTTGCTGAAATTTTGGAAAAGGGTAAAGgagtatttataaatattgggAATTTTTcgaatattaattatttagtAGTCCCAATTTATATACGTccagaaaaaatttatattaataacgAAGAAGTCgtttttaataatcaaGGATTCGGCTACACTTTATTATTCGAAGAACTTTTCGATCgcaatttcttaaaattaaattccGAAGAATACCAGCATTGTGTTAAAAATCTTGAAGATCTTTGCAAGTTGACACAGGAAAGATTTAATCATATATTTagagataaaatttttcttctggctaataaaaatttagaacatTATAAAGtcatttttagatttttaaaaaacttagaatatcaaaaaaaggaTTCATTTACacttataaaagaaatattagataaaatttataagtttGCAAAAGATTTAACTTTATCAAAATACTAtcctaataaaaaaacaaatagaTTACATCCTTACAATCAAGATACATTTACAACGGCAGTGTGTTACGGTATTATGActgatattataaatattataaggcattatataaatcctgaacttaaatttaatttttatgaaatttttgaatCTTTTATTGAGGTGCATATGGCCGCCGTTATAAGTGtgacaataaaatatgacaatattaagaaattaaaaatcgAAGATGTTACAATTGAAAGTGAAACAAATGATAagatagaaaaattttatcatataaaatGGGAGAAAGGTTTAGAATTAAATATCCCCTATAGCGAtcttaaagataaaaattattcttcTATTCGAGTTCGGTTTAAGCATAAACGTAAGACAATTACATCtgaatttatgaaattacCAACAATACCCTTAGATGAAAactaataattaaaaaagtaatttctaatttatattacCAATTTAAATCGTAGCTTTTATGTGTATAAATTACCATATTAA
The genomic region above belongs to Vairimorpha necatrix chromosome 3, complete sequence and contains:
- a CDS encoding putative SP-containing protein — its product is MLMQFLNFYFIFFIKQVRSHPKNTILNKNTTKSLSKYESKLETTIELAYHYKHEIKRKLIFSTVVKDCITKNNYPQSSEYCGTGINSSFRFYINFEKVKRKKLCNDESEGIAERSNVFAFINEKTNVFISKDKVAEILEKGKGVFINIGNFSNINYLVVPIYIRPEKIYINNEEVVFNNQGFGYTLLFEELFDRNFLKLNSEEYQHCVKNLEDLCKLTQERFNHIFRDKIFLLANKNLEHYKVIFRFLKNLEYQKKDSFTLIKEILDKIYKFAKDLTLSKYYPNKKTNRLHPYNQDTFTTAVCYGIMTDIINIIRHYINPELKFNFYEIFESFIEVHMAAVISVTIKYDNIKKLKIEDVTIESETNDKIEKFYHIKWEKGLELNIPYSDLKDKNYSSIRVRFKHKRKTITSEFMKLPTIPLDEN